One window of the Pedobacter ginsengisoli genome contains the following:
- a CDS encoding sodium-translocating pyrophosphatase — MEFLQNNLIYFIPALGLIGIIVMAIKSAWVNTQDAGDKNMQELAGYIADGAMAFLKAEWKVLSIFVVFTAALLAYSGTVHEVNGVELHSSWIISIAFIIGAVFSATAGYIGMKAATKANVRTTQAARTSLKQALKVSFSGGTVMGLGVAGLAILGLGGLFIVFLNIFNVVEPNSVEMKTAIEVLTGFSLGAESIALFARVGGGIYTKAADVGADLVGKVEAGIPEDDVRNPATIADNVGDNVGDVAGMGADLFGSYVATILATMVLGQEIVVEKINGIAADNLNGFSPVLLPMVICGLGIIFSIIGTWFVRIKGEDSNVQTALNLGNWGSIVITAVASYFVVMGMLPEHLHLRGVNFTSLDVFYSIIVGLVVGTLMSIITEYYTAMGKGPVNSIIQQSGTGHATNIIGGLSVGMKSTVVPILVLAGGIIFSYAFAGLYGVAIAAAGMMATTAMQLAIDAFGPIADNAGGIAEMSQLPPEVRERTDNLDAVGNTTAATGKGFAIASAALTSLALFAAFVGVAGISAIDIYKAPVLAGLFVGAMIPFIFSALCIAAVGKAAMDMVQEVRRQFREIPGIMEYKAKPEYEKCVAISTKASIREMLLPGAIALLVPILVGFGFKGVFPSVSSAEILGGLLAGVTVSGVLMGIFQSNAGGAWDNAKKSFEKGVEINGEMHFKKSEPHKASVTGDTVGDPFKDTSGPSMNILIKLMSIVSLVIAPYIAVAPNDNTASKTENMNSIHVSSKLSAIKVETAKSLAEQTPKNIELAKIETDNTLKTEKKELRSSTNASKAQP, encoded by the coding sequence ATGGAGTTTTTACAGAACAATTTAATCTATTTTATTCCCGCCCTGGGTTTAATTGGCATCATTGTGATGGCTATTAAAAGCGCATGGGTAAACACACAGGATGCAGGGGATAAAAACATGCAGGAACTGGCTGGCTATATTGCCGATGGGGCAATGGCCTTTTTAAAAGCTGAGTGGAAAGTACTAAGCATTTTTGTTGTATTCACGGCAGCTTTGCTTGCTTACTCAGGAACAGTACATGAAGTTAATGGCGTAGAATTACACTCTAGCTGGATCATATCTATTGCTTTTATTATTGGCGCAGTATTTTCGGCAACTGCCGGATACATTGGTATGAAAGCTGCAACTAAAGCTAACGTACGTACAACCCAGGCTGCAAGAACAAGCTTAAAACAAGCTTTAAAGGTTTCTTTTAGCGGTGGTACTGTTATGGGCTTAGGTGTTGCTGGTTTAGCAATTTTAGGTTTAGGGGGTTTATTTATTGTTTTCCTGAATATTTTTAACGTAGTTGAGCCAAACAGTGTTGAGATGAAAACGGCCATAGAAGTATTAACCGGATTTTCATTAGGAGCAGAATCAATAGCTCTTTTTGCACGCGTTGGAGGTGGTATTTATACCAAAGCTGCAGATGTTGGGGCCGACTTAGTTGGTAAAGTTGAAGCAGGGATACCTGAAGATGACGTACGTAATCCTGCAACTATTGCAGATAATGTTGGCGACAATGTTGGTGACGTAGCTGGTATGGGTGCAGACTTATTTGGTTCGTATGTGGCAACAATTCTTGCTACAATGGTATTGGGACAAGAAATCGTTGTTGAAAAGATAAACGGTATTGCGGCCGATAATCTGAATGGATTTTCTCCTGTTTTGTTACCGATGGTAATATGTGGCCTTGGTATTATATTTTCTATTATCGGAACCTGGTTTGTGCGTATTAAAGGCGAAGACTCGAACGTACAAACTGCTTTGAACCTTGGCAACTGGGGCTCTATTGTGATAACAGCAGTAGCCTCTTATTTTGTGGTAATGGGCATGCTACCAGAGCACTTGCATTTACGTGGAGTAAATTTCACTAGTTTAGATGTATTTTATTCAATTATAGTTGGTTTGGTAGTTGGCACCTTAATGAGTATCATCACTGAATATTATACTGCAATGGGCAAAGGCCCGGTTAATTCAATTATCCAGCAATCTGGTACCGGCCATGCTACAAATATTATAGGTGGGTTGTCAGTAGGTATGAAATCTACAGTTGTTCCTATCCTGGTTTTAGCAGGAGGTATCATTTTCTCTTATGCGTTTGCAGGTTTATATGGAGTGGCAATTGCAGCAGCTGGTATGATGGCGACTACGGCAATGCAATTAGCAATTGATGCTTTTGGCCCAATTGCCGATAATGCAGGCGGTATTGCAGAAATGAGTCAACTACCTCCTGAAGTACGGGAGCGTACTGATAATCTGGATGCTGTTGGTAACACTACTGCAGCTACAGGTAAAGGATTTGCAATTGCTTCGGCAGCTTTAACTTCTCTGGCTTTGTTTGCTGCCTTTGTTGGTGTAGCAGGCATCTCTGCTATAGACATTTATAAAGCACCGGTTCTGGCTGGTTTATTTGTAGGCGCTATGATTCCGTTTATCTTTTCTGCTTTATGTATTGCAGCTGTTGGTAAAGCAGCAATGGATATGGTGCAGGAAGTTCGTCGTCAGTTCCGCGAAATTCCGGGAATTATGGAATATAAAGCAAAGCCTGAATACGAAAAATGCGTTGCTATTTCTACCAAAGCCTCTATTCGCGAAATGCTGCTTCCGGGAGCCATTGCTCTATTGGTGCCTATTCTTGTTGGTTTTGGTTTTAAAGGCGTTTTCCCATCAGTAAGTTCTGCAGAAATATTAGGAGGTTTATTGGCAGGTGTTACTGTATCAGGAGTGTTGATGGGAATTTTCCAGAGCAATGCAGGTGGTGCGTGGGATAATGCTAAAAAATCTTTTGAAAAGGGGGTTGAGATTAATGGCGAGATGCATTTCAAAAAATCTGAACCACATAAAGCATCTGTTACTGGTGATACCGTTGGTGATCCTTTTAAAGATACTTCGGGCCCGTCTATGAACATTCTCATTAAACTGATGTCTATTGTTTCGTTGGTTATTGCGCCATACATTGCTGTAGCACCAAACGATAATACGGCTTCAAAAACAGAAAACATGAATTCAATTCATGTTTCTTCTAAATTATCTGCAATAAAAGTAGAAACGGCAAAATCTTTAGCTGAACAAACACCTAAAAATATTGAATTAGCTAAAATCGAAACAGACAACACGCTAAAAACAGAGAAAAAAGAGCTTAGAAGTTCAACGAATGCTTCCAAAGCTCAACCTTAA